A single Hyperolius riggenbachi isolate aHypRig1 chromosome 12, aHypRig1.pri, whole genome shotgun sequence DNA region contains:
- the RPL27 gene encoding large ribosomal subunit protein eL27 yields MGKFMKPGKVVLVLAGRYAGRKAVIVKNIDDGTSDRQYSHALVAGIDRYPRKVTATMGKKRIAKRSKIKSFVKVYNYNHLMPTRYSVDIPLDKAVVNKDVFRDPALKRKARREAKVKFEERYKTGKNKWFFQKLRF; encoded by the exons ATGGGCAAATTTATGAAACCAGGGAAAGTCGTCCTCGTTTTGGCAGGACGTTATGCAGGTCGTAAAGCGGTCATTGTAAAG aaTATTGATGATGGCACTTCAGATCGTCAGTACAGCCATGCCTTAGTTGCTGGCATTGACCGCTACCCCCGCAAGGTGACAGCAACTATGGGCAAAAAGAGGATAGCAAAACGGTCCAAGATTAAATCTTTTGTGAAGGTTTACAACTACAACCACCTTATGCCAACCAG ATACTCTGTGGACATTCCTCTTGACAAGGCTGTGGTGAATAAAGATGTTTTCAGGGATCCAGCTCTGAAACGCAAAGCTAGAAGGGAGGCCAAAGTTAAGTTCGAGGAGAG ATACAAAACTGGCAAAAACAAGTGGTTCTTCCAGAAGCTGCGTTTCTAA